In Debaryomyces hansenii CBS767 chromosome A complete sequence, a genomic segment contains:
- a CDS encoding DEHA2D14014p (some similarities with CA4786|IPF3362 Candida albicans IPF3362 unknown function), whose amino-acid sequence MPELVIPPLEPQLAETFEDVVFSKQYKELPNAIWSSDILPKLIIRLEEIASISDKYGERYSKRPRGVDLPQSINRTKDKIVKHLKDVFSDKPPFTIQRIAEIMLHPEKEGYALSNNTQVLKYFNSFSKLVVVASSIFDYPEVTFVNPTSGGSKTTNPPTNQTVQTIPLVPIPWLKTESPVKENSPDGNSSVLDPMLISSPPADEQQNAKGQKNPENGSEDYKNGNTPSVSPSRRRREKDANEMKSESTQEYAAKRARIDDKPSPCKQRRNELDPDEDRMDISNSTLEDITSNSSNVTPTKSQNNNSDPISDDHNDTADNETILTNKDRDIDNENKMDISCENMIVSDEEPLVY is encoded by the coding sequence ATGCCAGAATTGGTGATTCCTCCATTGGAACCGCAGTTGGCTGAAACATTCGAGGATGTGGTATTTTCGAAACAATATAAAGAACTACCTAATGCAATATGGTCGTCCGATATACTACcgaaattaataattagACTAGAGGAAATTGCTAGCATATCAGACAAATATGGCGAACGGTATAGTAAAAGACCCCGCGGAGTTGATCTTCCGCAGTCAATAAATAGGACGAAGGACAAGATTGTCAAGCATTTGAAGGATGTATTTCTGGATAAGCCGCCGTTCACAATCCAGAGAATTGCAGAGATAATGTTACACCCGGAAAAAGAGGGTTATGCACTTTCAAACAATACCCaagtgttgaaatatttcaattcgtTTTCGAAGTTGGTGGTGGTagcatcttcaatatttgattatcCAGAAGTTACGTTCGTGAATCCTACTCTGGGCGGCTCAAAGACAACAAACCCACCTACAAATCAGACAGTACAGACAATCCCGTTAGTGCCTATACCTTGGTTGAAGACCGAAAGTCCTGTTAAAGAAAACCTGCCGGATGGAAATAGTCTGGTTCTTGACCCAATGCTCATTTCATCTCCACCGGCAGACGAACAGCAGAATGCTAAAGGACAGAAAAATCCGGAAAACGGGAGTGAAGATTATAAGAATGGGAACACACCCTCTGTTTCTCCCTCGAGGCGGAGAAGAGAGAAAGATGCTAATGAAATGAAATCTGAGTCCACACAAGAGTATGCTGCAAAACGAGCACGCATAGATGACAAGCCGAGTCCTTGCAAACAAAGACGAAACGAATTAGATCCAGACGAAGATAGAATGGATATATCTAACAGTACTCTCGAGGACATCACATCCAATAGTTCAAATGTTACGCCAACAAAGtcacaaaataataattcgGATCCTATAAGTGATGATCATAATGATACTGCTGACAACGAAACTATATTAACTAACAAAGATCGCGAcatagataatgaaaataaaatggATATAAGTTGTGAAAATATGATCGTCAGTGACGAGGAGCCCCttgtatattaa
- a CDS encoding mitochondrial 37S ribosomal protein RSM7 (similar to uniprot|P47150 Saccharomyces cerevisiae YJR113C Putative 40S ribosomal protein), translating to MAFIRACVRQLQAPVAGALRSRTPRLMSSPIIRYNSSSTKTSEKNDFSLAAQVFPLNKESITEGDVDEWLNAVQQLKGGKSHVESETEVYISQLAHPEPFLEEKFEPTEEQLAEVEAFANKRIPLPSNPTIDNFTNLIMRDGKKSKAQKILSRALYIVYLKTRKDPLVILEETLDKMAPLMATKVQKTGAAKNRTVPYPLKKRQRNRYPITWILEGASKKKSPDYSVRLSEEIISAYEGKSSGYDRKAQMHKSAMAHRAYIRL from the coding sequence ATGGCATTCATCAGAGCTTGTGTGAGACAGTTACAGGCTCCTGTAGCGGGTGCATTAAGAAGCAGAACCCCAAGACTCATGTCTTCTCCAATAATTAGatataattcatcaagCACTAAGACTTCtgaaaaaaatgatttcaGTTTAGCTGCTCAAGTTTTTCcattgaataaagaaagCATTACCGAGGGTGATGTTGACGAATGGTTAAATGCTGTTCAACAATTAAAAGGAGGCAAGAGTCATGTTGAATCCGAAACCGAAGTTTACATCTCACAATTGGCTCACCCAGAGCCATTTTTGGAAGAAAAGTTTGAACCAACCGAAGAGCAACTTGCTGAAGTTGAGGCATTTGCGAACAAAAGGATCCCGCTTCCCTCCAATCCTACCATCGACAATTTCACAAACCTTATTATGAGAGACGGtaaaaaatcaaaagcACAAAAAATCTTATCCAGAGCATTATATATTGTCTACTTGAAGACCAGAAAAGATCCTTTAGTGATATTGGAAGAAACATTAGATAAAATGGCGCCATTAATGGCTACCAAGGTTCAAAAAACTGGTGCAGCCAAGAATAGAACCGTCCCATACCCATTAAAGAAAAGacaaagaaatagataTCCAATCACCTGGATCTTGGAAGGTGcttcaaagaagaagtccCCAGACTATTCAGTTAGGTTATCTGAAGAAATCATTTCTGCTTACGAAGGTAAATCATCTGGTTATGATAGAAAAGCCCAAATGCACAAATCTGCTATGGCCCATAGAGCTTATATTAGATTATGA
- a CDS encoding DEHA2D14058p (weakly similar to CA4784|IPF3359 Candida albicans IPF3359 unknown function), translating into MHSLQYTFHDLRYKVEYYRTRYKQRYYSNDRNPRVIQTKLKNQRLLSLRTQPHDKYFIKPGEFLALVPKKLDRNINQIIEVDTSRYLKASFLKQRDLFKGYDDNALTEKSYSGFHMEQNKYGNIRSYSGSVYLNTSFTDIPNTFRHNTNTASQRSSSFSILSPAQSNSFEEIESNRQHHLCTSRSTSPLIDLNSITSDINGIPFVNPNSHYLNRSVISPSDDLFDFENVKISPIGTSGIQSFGSKMQNLSLKRKTSINSEKRRTKVQHSWKLVLNAISLSAAKVSVGLSPKTCHDFENLTPDFINAKSAENKISIANGKYSKSDIFNGKECSKEYKGTIEQSRFTDGNIQKYSTINDSIAQTHYYNESGFLSMYNYNSDNES; encoded by the coding sequence ATGCATTCTTTACAATACACATTTCATGATCTTCGTTACAAAGTTGAATACTATAGAACCCGATACAAACAGAGATATTATAGCAATGATCGAAATCCCAGAGTTATACAAACGAAGCTAAAGAACCAACGGCTTCTCTCTCTAAGAACCCAACCTCACGATAAATACTTCATAAAACCTGGCGAATTCTTGGCCCTAGTCCCCAAAAAATTGGACAGGaatattaatcaaatcattgaagTGGACACTTCAAGATACTTAAAGGCACTGTTTTTGAAACAGAGAGATTTGTTTAAGGGGtatgatgataatgcaTTGACGGAAAAATCGTACTCAGGGTTCCATATGGAACAAAACAAATATGGAAATATTCGCAGCTATTCGGGTTCAgtatatttgaatacatCATTTACTGATATTCCAAACACTTTCAGACATAATACAAATACAGCCAGTCAACGATCTTCTCTGTTTTCCATTTTGAGTCCTGCCCAGTCAAATAGCTTTGAGGAAATCGAATCCAATCGACAGCATCATTTGTGCACATCTAGGAGTACATCACCATTAATAGATTTGAACTCTATTACCTCGGATATAAATGGAATCCCATTCGTCAATCCAAACAGTCATTATCTAAATAGATCTGTTATTTCTCCGTCTGATGATCTATTCGACTTTGAAAATGTGAAAATTTCGCCAATTGGCACTTCTGGAATTCAATCCTTCGGTTCAAAGATGCAAAATCTTAGTCTTAAACGTAAAACCTCCATCAACAGCGAAAAACGTAGAACCAAAGTTCAACACTCTTGGAAACTCGTTCTTAATGCTATCTCATTATCTGCTGCAAAGGTGTCCGTTGGATTATCGCCAAAAACATGTCACGACTTCGAAAATTTGACACCTGATTTCATAAATGCAAAATCTGCAGAAAACAAGATCAGTATAGCAAACGGTAAGTACAGCAAAAGTGACATATTTAATGGAAAAGAATGTTCAAAGGAATACAAAGGTACCATAGAACAAAGCAGGTTCACTGATGGAAATATCCAAAAGTACTCAACGATTAACGATTCAATCGCTCAGACtcattattataatgaAAGTGGTTTCTTGTCGATGTACAATTACaattctgataatgaatcatGA
- a CDS encoding DEHA2D14080p (similar to uniprot|Q00776 Saccharomyces cerevisiae YPL259C APM1 medium subunit of the clathrin-associated protein complex and Highly similar to CA4801|CaAPM1 Candida albicans CaAPM1) produces the protein MASQIHFLDIKGKTLLSRDYKGDIPSNTIEKFPLLLLDLENDENNEESNYKPFVNYQGINYIYINHNNLYVCALTRKNDNVMAIIVFLSKLIEVLTEYFKVLEEESIRDNFVIIYELLDEMMDFGHPQTSDTQILKQYITQDYFKLIRKTSSRLVQPPNAVTNSVNWRSEGIVYKKNEAFLDVVESINMLINAQGQVLNSEILGEVKIKSHLSGMPDLRLGLNDKGIFNNESNNKNIDLEDIKFHQCVRLSKFENEKIITFIPPDGEFTLMSYRLSSNQFLVKPLILVNCKTKVHKHSRIEILCSVKAQIKKRSVANNVEIVIPLPDDADTPKFTPEYGTVKWIPEKACLIWKLKTFPGGKQFHMRAELGLPSVVDSETILSKKPIKVNFSIPYFTTSGIQVRYLRINEPKLQYQSYPWVRYITQAGEDYTVRLK, from the coding sequence ATGGCATCCCAAATACACTTCTTGGATATAAAAGGGAAGACCTTACTTTCAAGGGATTACAAAGGAGATATTCCTTCTAATAcgattgaaaaattcccACTTTTATTGTTAGATCTTgagaatgatgaaaataatgaagagtCTAACTATAAGCCATTTGTAAACTATCAAGGAATAAACTATATCTATATCAatcataataatttatacGTATGTGCATTAACAAGAAAGAATGATAATGTCATGGCAATAATTGTATTCTTATCGAAATTGATTGAGGTTTTAACCGAGTATTTCAAAgtattggaagaagaatcaaTCAGAGATAATTTCGTTAtaatatatgaattattggatgAAATGATGGACTTTGGACATCCACAAACCAGCGATACACAAATCTTAAAGCAATACATCACCCAGGATTATTTCAAACTCATCAGAAAAACATCCCTGAGACTTGTTCAACCACCTAATGCAGTTACCAATTCTGTTAATTGGAGAAGTGAAGGAATTGTCtataagaaaaatgaaGCCTTTTTGGATGTGGTTGAGTCCATCAATATGTTAATAAACGCGCAAGGACAGGTATTGAATAGTGAAATTTTAGGAGAAGTCAAAATTAAGTCTCACTTAAGTGGTATGCCAGACTTAAGGTTAGGGTTAAACGATAAAGGtatctttaataatgagtctaataataaaaatatcgaTCTAGAGGATATAAAGTTCCACCAATGTGTTAGATTATCaaagtttgaaaatgaaaagattATTACATTTATACCCCCTGACGGCGAATTTACCTTAATGTCTTATAGATTGTCGTCTAACCAATTTTTGGTGAAGCCATTGATTTTGGTCAATTGTAAGACCAAAGTCCATAAACATTCAAGAATAGAGATATTATGTTCTGTCAAGGCtcaaatcaagaaaagatCTGTTGCTAATAACGTGGAGATCGTGATCCCATTACCAGATGATGCCGATACCCCAAAGTTTACTCCAGAATATGGGACTGTTAAATGGATACCAGAGAAGGCTTGTTTGATTTGGAAGTTGAAGACTTTCCCAGGAGGTAAGCAATTTCACATGAGAGCTGAATTAGGATTACCTTCGGTAGTTGATTCAGAAACTATATTGTCCAAAAAGCCAATTAAggttaatttttcaatccCTTATTTTACCACGAGTGGTATCCAAGTCAGATATTTAAGAATTAATGAACCAAAATTACAATACCAGTCTTACCCTTGGGTCAGATATATCACCCAGGCAGGAGAGGACTATACCGTTAGACTCAAATAA
- a CDS encoding DEHA2D14102p (no similarity): MTDDKIKFAVHNCIKTYELTSKSKRFSRLTFEHESKIAKSINLNHKEKFLDILSKRDHYIGKLNKLLNDSITDEADHSSKGQNRLVAGPDPRYITNRHHAKQYIINNVLPNTNKSQIIEQLISKHSKLQDNYKESRESILKGHKDSIKNLQPNTKLSKLSNINAQIKDHSINNKRVELTNELDALDDMIIFNSKQYSIETYETLQSLKIPYFFIDEMYKYPQLDDDRVYMLDLLVDLLTEKKPVNR; this comes from the coding sequence ATGACtgatgataaaatcaaatttgcTGTCCATAATTGTATTAAGACATATGAATTAACGTCAAAGTCGAAGAGATTTTCTAGACTAACATTTGAACATGAATCAAAGATAGCCAAGTCGATCAATTTGAACCATAAAGAGAAATTTTTGGACATTCTATCCAAAAGAGATCATTACATTGGGAAGTTGAATAAACTACTAAATGATTCAATAACAGATGAAGCAGATCACAGCAGCAAGGGTCAAAACAGACTAGTAGCCGGGCCAGATCCAAGGTACATCACCAATAGACATCATGCGAAGCAATATATCATAAATAACGTATTGCCAAACACAAATAAACTGCAAATAATAGAACAATTAATATCTAAGCATTCTAAACTTCAAGACAATTACAAGGAGTCTAGAGAGTCCATTTTAAAGGGACATAAGGattcaattaaaaatttacaACCAAATACGAAgttatcaaagttatcaaatataaatgcACAAATTAAAGATCATAGCATAAATAACAAACGAGTTGAACTAACCAATGAATTGGATGCGTTAGACGAtatgataatattcaattcaaaacAGTATAGTATTGAAACTTATGAAACGTTACAGAGTTTGAAGATACCTTACTTTTTTATCGATGAGATGTACAAATATCCTCAATTAGATGATGATAGGGTATATATGCTAGACTTATTAGTTGATTTGTTAACTGAAAAGAAACCTGTAAATAGATag
- a CDS encoding DEHA2D14124p (similar to uniprot|P39522 Saccharomyces cerevisiae YJR016c ILV3 dihydroxy-acid dehydratase and Highly similar to CA4802|CaILV3 Candida albicans CaILV3), with product MSALTKCKRNLGGRNIRLFSNSALNCDNKLNKYSSIVTQPKSQGASQAMLYATGFDEEDMNKAQVGVGSVWWSGNPCNMHLMEMNNKVTESVNRAGLKGMQFNSIGVSDGITNGTDGMRYSLQSREIIADSFETMMMAQMYDANIAIPSCDKNMPGTLMAMGRHNRPSIMVYGGTIMPGSPTCGNSIIPDKIDIISAFQSYGQFLSDQINEGERKDIIKNACPGAGACGGMYTANTMASAAEVLGMSLPFSSSAPAISKEKAHECATVGDAIKNLLVLDLKPMDIMTKKAFENAITYIIATGGSTNAVLHLIAMANTVGVDLTVDDFQRISDSTPLLADFKPSGKYVMADLQKYGGTPAVMKLLFEEGLIDGSQYTVTGKTIKENLESVKGLPAEQEIVRPLSNPLKPSGHLQILKGTLAPGSAVGKITGKEGTYFKGKSRVFDDEMAFITALENGEIKKGEKTVCVIRYEGPQGGPGMPEMLKPSSALMGYGLGQDVALLTDGRFSGGSHGFLIGHIVPEAAVGGPIALVHDGDEIVIDAENNRIDLLVSEDILAERKKEWTPPKPRYTRGTLAKYSKLVSDASLGCVTDLV from the coding sequence ATGAGTGCATTGACAAAGTGTAAACGTAACTTAGGAGGTAGAAACATCCGGttattttccaattctgCTTTGAATTGTGACAACAAGTTAAATAAGTACTCTTCTATTGTGACCCAGCCCAAGTCGCAAGGGGCATCCCAAGCGATGTTGTATGCGACCGGgtttgatgaagaagatatgAACAAGGCACAGGTTGGTGTTGGATCTGTCTGGTGGTCAGGAAATCCGTGCAACATGCACTTGATGGAGATGAACAACAAGGTGACCGAATCTGTTAACAGAGCCGGTTTGAAGGGGATGCAGTTCAACTCGATTGGTGTCTCGGATGGGATCACTAATGGTACTGATGGTATGAGATACTCGTTGCAATCGCGTGAAATTATTGCTGACTCGTTTGAGACCATGATGATGGCCCAGATGTACGATGCCAACATCGCAATTCCGCTGTGTGACAAGAACATGCCAGGTACCTTGATGGCTATGGGTAGACACAACAGACCATCTATTATGGTTTACGGTGGTACTATTATGCCAGGTTCTCCAACTTGTGGTAACTCGATTATTCCTGACAAGATTGATATCATCTCTGCGTTCCAATCGTATGGTCAATTCTTATCGGACCAGATCAATGAGGGCGAAAGAAAGGATATCATTAAGAATGCATGTCCTGGTGCTGGTGCATGTGGTGGTATGTACACTGCCAACACCATGGCCTCTGCTGCTGAAGTTTTAGGTATGTCCTTACCATTTTCGTCCAGTGCCCCAGCCATTTCGAAGGAAAAGGCACATGAATGTGCTACTGTCGGTGATGCCATCAAGAATTTGTTAGTCCTTGACTTGAAGCCAATGGATATCATGACCAAGAAGGCTTTTGAAAATGCAATCACTTATATTATCGCTACTGGTGGTTCTACTAATGCCGTTTTACATTTGATTGCCATGGCAAACACCGTTGGTGTTGACTTAACTGTCGATGATTTCCAAAGAATTTCGGACTCCACTCCATTATTAGCCGATTTCAAGCCAAGTGGTAAGTACGTTATGGCTGACTTACAAAAGTACGGTGGTACCCCAGCTGTCATGAAGTTGTTATTCGAGGAAGGTTTAATTGATGGATCTCAATATACTGTCACAGGTAAGActatcaaagaaaatttggaaTCTGTTAAAGGCTTGCCAGCTGAACAAGAAATTGTCAGACCCTTATCTAACCCATTAAAGCCAAGTGGCCACTTACAAATTTTAAAGGGTACTTTAGCTCCAGGTAGTGCTGTCGGTAAAATTACTGGTAAGGAAGGTACTTATTTCAAGGGTAAATCTAGAGTTTTCGATGATGAAATGGCATTCATTACTGCTTTAGAAAATGGCGAAATCAAGAAAGGTGAAAAGACTGTTTGTGTCATTAGATACGAAGGTCCTCAAGGTGGCCCTGGTATGCCAGAGATGTTGAAGCCTTCTTCTGCATTAATGGGTTACGGTTTAGGCCAAGACGTTGCGTTATTAACTGATGGTAGATTCTCTGGTGGCTCTCATGGTTTCTTAATTGGTCATATTGTTCCAGAAGCTGCAGTTGGTGGACCAATTGCGTTAGTGCATGATGGtgatgaaattgttatTGACGCTGAAAACAATAGAATCGACTTATTAGTATCTGAAGATATTTTAGCCgaaagaaagaaggaaTGGACCCCACCAAAGCCAAGATATACAAGAGGTACATTGGCTAAATATTCTAAGTTAGTCAGTGATGCTTCGTTGGGTTGTGTTACTGATTTGGTATAA
- a CDS encoding DEHA2D14146p (no similarity): MLRIAPNSPISAILGALGVILYHYQQFTSVSETTSGGEKGRNRFPEKVCV, encoded by the coding sequence ATGCTTCGCATTGCGCCTAATTCGCCAATTAGCGCAATTTTAGGCGCACTAGGCGTTATATTGTATCATTACCAGCAGTTTACGTCAGTATCGGAAACGACCCTGGGTGGGGAAAAAGGAAGGAATCGGTTTCCGGAAAAAGTGTGCGTGTGA
- a CDS encoding DEHA2D14168p (some similarities with uniprot|P29340 Saccharomyces cerevisiae YGR133W PEX4 Involved in peroxisome biogenesis) produces the protein MAEKRLFKEYNQLKKTPAHEANPQIVSLLPVDMSNILEWEAVVSKPDKSGSRYYYNGKWRLNITVPTTYPLTPPKIEFDKSTPICHPNINIDTGEICLDILKQEGWSPAWNLQYLVVAILMLIDDPEPDSPLNIDSANLFRQDKTAFESVVQYYMWKYDTFCTSDGGDKDITGVKGKGVEIVVESDLDIESMEVSNDASKAIHEIKNQAQEIVNETNSVLVGSPSHDENHTFSYRLTRPIVPTDTQSDIKSKLDLKLSKIDSLKDRLNMAKSLESTGTDQHVPNYKVIHDVGEEVTKQFIAKVDEIGHSSSSSQGSIEDPHADDDLQGVKQKVTANVTKQVEILCSKSVSPDTTEFQESIKNNNNTNYGNGELERVRQNFMRQVDDKIKKHEEYIRRSQSNSPSPANPLYETQMNQTSKSEPYLSSTSNRPRSPLVETYSQEKHTISEPEGGFIDNYDIEGHTHKNAPIAQQPESGNLRSETPPPRKSSSSAGSSATPKSVLSQESDAGVDTPLQRTDSGSSTRSSFSSLKKSLSRKNSKSKTSSQDDSDISKKKRFSNLLKSKPGDR, from the coding sequence ATGGCGGAAAAAAGACTATTCAAGGAATATAATCAACTCAAGAAAACCCCGGCGCACGAAGCTAATCCACAGATTGTATCGCTTTTGCCAGTGGATATGTCTAATATTCTTGAATGGGAGGCAGTTGTGAGTAAACCAGACAAAAGCGGGAGTAGGTACTATTATAATGGGAAATGGAGACTTAATATTACGGTGCCTACCACGTATCCACTTACACCACCTAAAATAGAGTTTGATAAGTCCACACCGATATGTCATCCCAACATTAATATAGATACGGGGGAAATCTGTTTAGACATATTAAAGCAAGAGGGATGGTCACCGGCATGGAACTTGCAGTACTTGGTGGTGGCGATATTGATGCTCATTGACGACCCAGAGCCGGATTCGCCGTTAAATATTGATCTGGCGAACTTATTCAGACAGGACAAGACTGCGTTTGAGAGCGTGGTGCAGTATTACATGTGGAAATACGATACATTTTGTACATCAGATGGGGGAGACAAAGACATTACGGGAGTGAAGGGGAAAGGGGTCGAAATTGTTGTAGAGTCAGACTTGGATATTGAGTCGATGGAAGTTTCCAATGATGCGAGCAAAGCTATCCATGAAATAAAAAACCAAGCACAAGAAATTGTCAACGAGACCAATTCGGTATTAGTAGGATCACCTTCACATGATGAAAATCACACATTTTCTTACAGACTTACAAGGCCTATTGTACCTACCGACACCCAAAGTGACATTAAATCGAAATTGGATTTAAAGCTTAGTAAGATTGATTCTTTGAAGGACAGATTGAATATGGCCAAGTCGTTGGAGTCAACGGGCACTGACCAACATGTTCCAAACTACAAGGTGATCCATGACGTGGGAGAGGAAGTTACAAAACAGTTTATTGCGAaggttgatgaaattgGCCATTCGTCTAGCTCATCTCAAGGATCAATTGAAGACCCACACGCGGATGATGATTTACAAGGTGTGAAACAAAAGGTAACTGCAAATGTTACCAAACAAGTAGAGATATTGTGTCTGAAATCGGTATCGCCTGATACCACAGAATTTCAGGAGAgcattaaaaataataataataccaattaTGGTAATGGAGAATTAGAAAGGGTTAGACAAAACTTCATGAGGCAAGTAGATGacaaaataaagaaacacGAGGAGTATATTAGAAGGCTGCAGTCTAATTCTCCAAGTCCAGCCAATCCGTTATATGAGACTCAAATGAACCAAACTTCGAAGCTGGAACCATATTTATCTAGCACCAGTAATAGGCCGAGAAGTCCGCTTGTTGAAACGTATAGTCAAGAAAAGCATACAATAAGCGAACCCGAAGGTGGCttcattgataattatgatATAGAAGGACACACTCATAAAAACGCTCCGATAGCCCAGCAACCAGAATCTGGCAACTTGCGATCTGAAACCCCACCACCTCGCAAATCAAGTTCGTCTGCTGGGCTGTCAGCAACTCCAAAGTCTGTGCTAAGCCAAGAACTGGATGCGGGTGTTGATACGCCCTTACAAAGAACCGACTCAGGATCATCGACAAGATCGTCGTTCTCCAGTTTGAAGAAGTCGCTCTCCAGAAAGAACTCGAAGTCAAAGACTAGTTCGCAGGACGATTCCGACATctcaaagaaaaagaggTTCCTGAATTTGCTCAAATCGAAGCCAGGTGACAGATAG
- a CDS encoding DEHA2D14190p (similar to wi|NCU05616.1 Neurospora crassa NCU05616. 1 hypothetical protein), with the protein MEANTKYNLVEEHYSAHVNKSTSDNTLIDYNQEVAASFGYSLDDLKTIPTESNLGVSCGNPLSLANLKEGEVVVDLGSGGGIDVFLAAKKVGPHGKSIGIDMLKEMIKVARTNAEKGGYTNVEFIEARITDIPLKEETADVVISNCVLNLVPDDEKPTTFKEIYRLLKSGGRVAISDLLSVRELPDTIKNNLAFYVGCVSGARSVGEYEKWLKEAGFSRVVIVNTNKDLNVYKEGALMSDCAQKTSSKDGSDVMNKDEIKDVNFNDYIGSYQIYALKD; encoded by the coding sequence ATGGAAGCCAATACTAAGTACAATTTAGTAGAAGAACATTATTCAGCGCATGTGAATAAGCTGACATCTGATAATACATTAATCGACTACAATCAAGAAGTCGCCGCATCGTTTGGATATTCGCTTGATGACTTGAAAACAATCCCTACCGAATCCAACTTGGGAGTTTCCTGCGGAAACCCCCTTTCTCTTGCAAACTTGAAAGAAGGAGAAGTGGTAGTTGATTTAGGATCGGGCGGTGGAATTGATGTATTTCTTGCTGCCAAAAAGGTCGGTCCACACGGAAAATCTATAGGCATAGACATGCTAAAAGAAATGATTAAAGTTGCCAGAACCAATGCAGAGAAGGGAGGCTATACGAATGtcgaatttattgaagcaCGTATAACTGATATCCCACTTAAAGAGGAGACTGCTGATGTAGTTATTTCCAATTGCGTGTTAAACTTGGTCCCTGACGACGAAAAGCCAACAActtttaaagaaatatatagGTTATTAAAGTCGGGTGGAAGAGTTGCTATATCAGACCTTTTATCAGTTAGAGAATTACCAGATACAATTAAGAATAACCTAGCGTTTTACGTCGGATGTGTCTCTGGAGCAAGAAGTGTCGGCGAGTACGAGAAATGGCTTAAGGAAGCAGGGTTTCTGCGTGTCGTGATAGTTAACACGAATAAAGATCTTAATGTTTACAAAGAAGGGGCATTGATGTCGGATTGTGCACAAAAAACGTCATCTAAGGATGGATCAGATGTCATGAACAAGGACGAGATCAAGGATGTTAACTTCAACGACTATATTGGTtcatatcaaatatatgccCTTAAGGATTAG